A window from Patescibacteria group bacterium encodes these proteins:
- a CDS encoding cysteine desulfurase produces MSTQPRILADDFPSLRIDGKQITYLDAAATTPTPNVVIDAVRKAMEQGMGAVDAGLYKTAEDAALAYRAARETVRAFIHAESIDDIIFTSGATAGLNLLAETYGRRHLQEGDEVVVTVLEHHANLLPWQRVCRAAGAKLAVVKTTARGDIDFATLESHLSAKTKIVAITHISNVMGTVLPIARIAAAAHAVGAFVVVDGAQAIGHYPIDVIALGADAYVASAHKAYGPAGIGFLYLKQHIANELPPYLVGGRMVETVKIGGATFQNTPHRFEAGTPNVAGAIGMAAGMQYLSTIGMPRIATEESALANLLTKQLAGLPEVTVLGSPTTHAGIVSFTAHGAHPHDMAALLAERDFYVRAGDHCAEPLHEALGLPTGSLRVSVGCYTTEADILAFVAALDESLGELKR; encoded by the coding sequence ATGTCCACACAACCTAGAATACTAGCCGACGATTTTCCGTCGCTTCGAATCGACGGAAAACAAATAACATACCTTGATGCCGCGGCTACCACTCCAACGCCAAACGTCGTCATTGATGCTGTACGGAAAGCAATGGAGCAGGGCATGGGCGCAGTTGATGCTGGGCTTTATAAAACTGCTGAAGATGCAGCACTCGCCTACCGGGCGGCAAGAGAAACGGTGCGAGCGTTTATTCATGCTGAATCCATAGACGACATTATATTTACGAGTGGCGCTACAGCTGGCCTTAACCTACTTGCTGAAACGTACGGTCGGCGGCATTTACAAGAAGGTGATGAAGTCGTTGTCACCGTACTTGAGCACCACGCAAATTTACTGCCGTGGCAAAGAGTCTGCCGAGCAGCTGGCGCCAAACTCGCTGTGGTGAAAACAACAGCTCGAGGAGATATTGATTTTGCCACATTGGAGTCGCACTTGTCGGCGAAAACAAAAATTGTTGCCATAACGCACATTTCTAACGTTATGGGCACCGTACTCCCGATAGCACGTATTGCAGCAGCGGCACACGCCGTTGGTGCGTTCGTTGTTGTTGATGGCGCCCAGGCTATCGGTCACTACCCAATTGATGTCATTGCCTTAGGTGCTGATGCCTACGTAGCCAGTGCACATAAAGCCTACGGGCCAGCTGGCATTGGATTTCTTTACTTGAAGCAGCACATCGCTAACGAGCTACCACCATATTTGGTCGGCGGCCGCATGGTTGAAACCGTGAAGATTGGCGGCGCGACATTTCAAAACACGCCGCATCGCTTTGAAGCAGGTACCCCAAACGTAGCTGGCGCCATTGGCATGGCAGCCGGCATGCAGTACCTCTCTACTATCGGCATGCCACGCATTGCTACTGAAGAGTCAGCCTTAGCAAATTTGCTAACGAAGCAGCTGGCCGGCCTACCAGAAGTAACTGTTCTTGGTTCGCCCACCACTCACGCCGGTATCGTTAGCTTCACCGCTCACGGCGCGCACCCACACGATATGGCGGCGCTACTCGCAGAACGAGACTTTTATGTTCGGGCTGGCGACCATTGTGCAGAGCCACTTCACGAGGCACTTGGCCTACCAACGGGCTCGCTTCGGGTTTCGGTTGGCTGCTACACAACCGAAGCAGACATACTTGCCTTCGTGGCCGCGCTCGACGAAAGTCTTGGTGAACTCAAACGATAA
- a CDS encoding iron-sulfur cluster assembly protein: protein MENSGLYQETILERARRPRNFGEQTNALSATIHNRSCGDHYTIHAKPNATGALTVTFTGTGCVISLASADILCDVVNGKATNEALTTAAALTHWLTGTIVAPDKRLLIFAGAKTRFSRRGCVLTPWQALTAALKTIEAPTPDEAVTTETIYAALRKVMDPELMVSIVDLGLVYDVKIDTEHNVMITMTFTTPHCPAAEEIVKNVHEIVGTLPHIGKVTITITFTPPWTRERINPDVRFALGV from the coding sequence ATGGAGAACAGCGGCTTGTATCAAGAAACTATTCTGGAGCGAGCGCGACGACCGCGAAATTTTGGTGAACAAACAAATGCTCTATCTGCCACCATACATAACCGCTCGTGTGGTGACCACTATACCATTCACGCCAAACCAAACGCGACGGGTGCGCTAACCGTAACGTTTACAGGCACTGGCTGCGTAATTTCTTTGGCCAGCGCAGACATACTGTGTGATGTGGTAAACGGAAAAGCAACAAATGAGGCACTCACTACGGCGGCTGCACTTACTCATTGGCTCACGGGCACGATAGTAGCACCAGATAAACGATTACTTATTTTTGCAGGCGCCAAAACTCGTTTCAGTCGGCGTGGCTGCGTTCTCACGCCGTGGCAAGCGCTTACCGCGGCTCTAAAAACTATTGAAGCCCCCACACCTGACGAAGCAGTTACTACAGAAACCATTTACGCTGCTTTAAGAAAAGTCATGGACCCTGAACTCATGGTGAGTATTGTTGACTTGGGTCTCGTGTACGACGTTAAAATTGATACTGAACACAACGTTATGATTACTATGACCTTTACAACGCCGCACTGCCCGGCGGCTGAGGAAATAGTGAAAAACGTTCACGAAATCGTTGGCACCCTTCCTCATATTGGAAAAGTAACTATCACCATTACCTTCACGCCACCCTGGACGCGCGAACGAATTAACCCAGACGTTCGTTTTGCATTAGGCGTATAA
- a CDS encoding SufD family Fe-S cluster assembly protein: protein MSISEQASRSVLANDVVRELITAPTDKTTSITVAANAHYYVSILLIGSGVQTLAITLAGENASATIAALLLSKNDEQAELVVTVMHQAPNTVSRLTVHSVANNNSSIAVNGLATITEAGSGSDADIQFRSLLLSPSARVKVKPEFTLAVDDVACKHGAATGPLDQAAITYCATRGIDALAATRLMLSGFATLCYSAAPADKLVAMKRRVNEWVTQNYVHTT, encoded by the coding sequence ATGAGTATTAGCGAACAAGCATCGCGCTCTGTGTTAGCAAACGACGTAGTACGTGAACTTATCACTGCTCCGACTGACAAAACAACGAGTATTACCGTCGCCGCTAACGCCCACTACTATGTCTCCATACTGCTCATTGGTTCTGGCGTACAAACACTAGCTATAACCCTAGCCGGTGAAAATGCATCAGCAACTATTGCCGCCCTTCTGCTCTCTAAAAACGACGAGCAAGCTGAACTCGTAGTCACCGTTATGCATCAGGCGCCAAACACCGTAAGCCGTCTAACGGTGCACAGTGTTGCAAACAACAACAGTAGTATTGCTGTAAATGGTCTCGCCACCATTACTGAAGCTGGTTCAGGCTCCGACGCCGATATTCAATTTCGCTCTCTACTGCTGTCCCCAAGCGCACGCGTAAAGGTTAAACCAGAATTCACCTTGGCGGTGGATGATGTCGCTTGCAAACACGGCGCTGCCACCGGACCGCTCGACCAGGCCGCTATTACTTACTGTGCGACCCGAGGGATTGATGCCTTAGCCGCAACGCGTCTCATGCTGAGTGGCTTTGCCACGCTCTGCTACAGTGCTGCACCGGCAGATAAACTAGTCGCTATGAAAAGGAGAGTAAACGAATGGGTCACACAAAATTATGTCCACACAACCTAG
- the sufC gene encoding Fe-S cluster assembly ATPase SufC, with translation MFTVNNLSVAVNDVPILKDVSLTIPANETHILIGPNGAGKSTLSLALAGSPAATITSGTIVWDNEDITKLPPELRARLGLFLSFQHPPEIPGVSTIEFLRTAVNEVRIAQKKTPFDPLPFLEHVRAVSSRFGFSEMLTMRGVNEGLSGGEKKRSELLQLLLLEPRLAILDEPDSGLDAAGLETLVNVITAAQKNGTAFLIITHYDALLKRLDTHGTYAIANGVVVKNSL, from the coding sequence ATGTTCACTGTCAATAATCTGAGCGTTGCCGTTAACGACGTTCCTATTCTTAAAGACGTGTCGCTCACTATTCCAGCGAACGAAACGCATATCCTCATTGGACCAAATGGAGCGGGAAAAAGCACACTCTCGCTTGCCTTGGCTGGCTCACCAGCAGCTACAATTACTAGCGGAACGATTGTCTGGGACAATGAAGACATTACGAAGCTTCCACCAGAACTCAGAGCACGGCTTGGTTTATTTTTAAGCTTTCAACACCCACCAGAAATTCCAGGCGTAAGCACGATTGAATTTCTGCGTACTGCCGTAAACGAGGTACGCATTGCACAAAAAAAGACGCCCTTTGACCCGCTTCCCTTTTTAGAACACGTCCGAGCAGTAAGCAGTCGTTTCGGATTTTCAGAAATGCTTACTATGCGTGGCGTTAACGAAGGGCTCTCGGGTGGTGAAAAAAAGCGTAGCGAGCTACTGCAGCTCTTACTGCTTGAACCACGTTTGGCAATTTTAGACGAACCAGACTCTGGGTTAGACGCGGCGGGGTTAGAAACACTCGTCAACGTAATCACTGCCGCTCAGAAAAATGGCACAGCATTTCTCATCATCACTCACTACGACGCGCTCCTAAAGCGGCTCGATACCCACGGCACGTATGCAATAGCGAATGGTGTTGTTGTGAAAAATTCCTTATGA